Genomic DNA from Candidatus Omnitrophota bacterium:
GGAAATCAGGTCGCAGGCGACCATGAACAAAGACGCGGCAATGCAGGTCGCCGGGATGAGCACTTTGTGGTTCGGCCCTACTATCCTGCGCATCATATGCGGGACGATCAAGCCGACAAACCCGATTATCCCGCAGATACAGATCAGGCAGGCGGTGATCAACGCGGTAGTCAGGATCATAATCTTTTTTATATTCTGGGTGTTGATTCCCAGGTGCATCGCTTCTTCTTCTCCCATGCTGATGGCATTCAGGTCCTGCGAGAATATATAGATCGCTATTATCCCCAGGATCACCGGAACGCTGATCAATCCGACCAGCCGGGGGTCATAAACCTGCATATTTCCCCATAACCACCAGCTCATCTCGTGTATAGCGGCGTTGCCGGATATGGATATCAGAAAAACGATCACTGCTGATAATGCGATCGAAACGATCACGCCGGCCAGGATCAGGGAATTATCCGAGATGCGCGTGCCTTCTCTTGCCAGGTTATAGACCAGGATAATGCTCGCTACTGCTCCCAAAAACGCCGCCAAGGGCATATATATCCTGGAAAGGCCGAATATTATGCCGGCTACCGCGGCCAGTCCGGCGCCGCTGGAAGTGCCCAGCAGGTACGGTTCAGCCAGTGGATTGCGCAATATGGCCTGCAAGGCGATCCCGGAAACAGCCAATCCGCATCCAGCCAGGATCGCGGCC
This window encodes:
- a CDS encoding iron ABC transporter permease, translated to MPKYPSKKFFILFCLLIIAIILGITNGAVNIPLAGLLSKGNQLILHMRILRIAAAILAGCGLAVSGIALQAILRNPLAEPYLLGTSSGAGLAAVAGIIFGLSRIYMPLAAFLGAVASIILVYNLAREGTRISDNSLILAGVIVSIALSAVIVFLISISGNAAIHEMSWWLWGNMQVYDPRLVGLISVPVILGIIAIYIFSQDLNAISMGEEEAMHLGINTQNIKKIMILTTALITACLICICGIIGFVGLIVPHMMRRIVGPNHKVLIPATCIAASLFMVACDLISRTLFSPVEIPIGVITAMIGAPLFIILLKRGKKI